In Caretta caretta isolate rCarCar2 chromosome 4, rCarCar1.hap1, whole genome shotgun sequence, one genomic interval encodes:
- the LOC125635733 gene encoding uncharacterized protein LOC125635733: MDVEALYTNIPHKDGLQAVKNTIPDNVTANLVAELCDFVLTHNYFTFGDNVYLQISGTAMGTRMAPQYANIFMADLEQRFLSSRPLKPLLYLRYIDDIFIIWTHGKEALEEFHHDFNNFHPTTNLSLVQSTQEIHFLDTTVLINNGHINTTLYRKPTDRYSYLHASSFHPDHTTRSIVYSQALRYNRICSNPSDRDKHLQDLCQAFLQLQYPPAEVKKQIDRARRVPRSYLLQDRPNKENNRTPLAVTFSPQLKPLQRIIKDLQPILKDDPTLSQVLGDRPVLAYRQPRNLKQILTNNRIPHNRTTNPGTYPCNKARCQLCPHIYSGDTITGPNNISHTIRGSFTCTSTNVIYAIMCQQCPSAMYIGQTGQSLRKRINGHKSDVKNYNIHKPVGEHFNLSGHAITDMKVAILKQKNFKSRLQRETAELEFICKLDTINLGLNRDWEWLSHYAR; encoded by the exons atggatgtagaagccctctacaccaacattccacacaaagatggactacaagccgtcaagaacactatccccgataatgtcacggctaacctggtggctgaactttgtgactttgtccttacccataactattttacatttggggacaatgtataccttcagatcagcggcactgctatgggtacccgcatggccccacagtatgccaacatttttatggctgatttagaacaacgcttcctcagctctcgtcccctaaagcccctactctacttgcgctatattgatgacatcttcatcatctggacccatggaaaagaagcccttgaggaattccaccatgatttcaacaatttccatcccactaccaacctcagcctggtccagtccacacaagagatccacttcctggacactacagtgctaataaacaatggccacataaacaccactctataccggaaacctactgaccgctattcctacctgcatgcctccagctttcaccctgaccacaccacacgatccatcgtctacagccaagctctgcgttacaaccgcatttgctccaacccctcagacagagacaaacacctacaagatctctgtcaagctttcttacaactacaatacccacctgcagaagtaaagaaacagattgatagagccagaagagttcccagaagttacctactacaggacaggcctaacaaagaaaataacagaacgccactagcggtcaccttcagcccccaactaaaacccctccaacgcattattaaggatctacaacctatcctaaaggatgacccaacactctcacaagtcttgggagacaggccagtccttgcctacagacagccccgcaacctgaagcaaatactcaccaacaaccgcataccacacaacagaaccactaacccaggaacttatccttgcaacaaagcccgttgccaattgtgcccacatatctattcaggggacaccatcacagggcctaataacatcagccacactatcagaggctcgttcacctgcacatccaccaatgtgatatatgccatcatgtgccagcaatgcccctctgccatgtacattggtcaaactggacagtctctacgtaaaagaataaatggacacaaatcagatgtcaagaattataacattcataaaccagtcggagaacacttcaatctctctggtcacgcaatcacagacatgaaggtcgctatcttaaaacaaaaaaacttcaaatccagactccagcgagaaactgctgaattggaattcatttgcaaattggatactattaatttaggcttaaatagagactgggagtggctaagtcattatgcaag ATGA